A single window of Nicotiana sylvestris chromosome 3, ASM39365v2, whole genome shotgun sequence DNA harbors:
- the LOC138888762 gene encoding protein NRT1/ PTR FAMILY 2.8-like isoform X1, whose protein sequence is MQANILPLKNQILLQSFLVPQGKREDGQPSHSFLVKTKNIQFINTDQYWNESFEKLASVSLISNMTTYLRTKYNMGGVFLVNVVSIWSGCSNITPLAGAFLADAHLGRFLTLLFGSLASFLGMGMVTLTAGVDELRPPNCQGLATCSDPQKWQLAFLFAGLGFMAIGSGGIRACNIAFGADQFDTNTEKGRSQLKSFFNWWYFSFTIALIIALTVVIYIQTNISWFIGFLIPTCCLALSIMIFLIGRNTYIRLKPQGCVFIDMAKVINAACRKRHVRIVPSGNSLYEPVPKETAENQISVLRHTDRFKCLDKAAVVVDSSTELNAEGVAKDSWRLCNVEQVERLKCVVGIIPVWVAGITCFITMEQMNTFGVLQVIQSDTRVGNFNIPPGWMGLASMIALAIWIFIYECVYVPNASKISKKEARLSLQIRVKIGIFMSILCLAVAAFVEIRRRDLALKEGTFISPLGIAIFLPQFILSGLTEAFAAVSVMEFLNNQVPETMRSVAGAIFFLSLSIASYLNTLIVNIVEMLSGLHGRKPWLGGHDLNQNKLERFYILIAGLGVLNFIYFHFYASRYILSYEESKRRQTVLETRIDHVDLPEKKS, encoded by the exons ATGCAAGCCAATATTCTCCCCCTGAAGAATCAAATATTGCTCCAATCGTTCCTCGTTCCACAAGGAAAAAGGGAGGATGGACAGCCATCGCATTCATTCTTGGTAAAGACAAAAAACATCCAATTCATCAACACAGATCAATATT GGAATGAATCGTTTGAGAAATTGGCGTCGGTGAGTTTGATATCCAACATGACCACATATTTGCGGACCAAATACAATATGGGGGGAGTATTTTTGGTGAACGTGGTGAGTATATGGTCTGGCTGTTCCAACATTACACCTTTAGCTGGTGCTTTCTTGGCTGATGCTCACCTTGGCAGATTCCTCACCCTCCTTTTTGGTTCCCTTGCTTCTTTCCTG GGGATGGGGATGGTGACATTAACTGCTGGAGTAGATGAACTCAGGCCACCTAATTGTCAGGGCCTTGCAACTTGTTCCGATCCACAAAAGTGGCAGCTTGCATTCCTTTTTGCAGGTCTTGGATTTATGGCAATAGGTTCAGGAGGTATCCGAGCTTGTAACATCGCCTTTGGGGCTGATCAATTCGATACTAATACAGAGAAGGGAAGGTCTCAGCTTAAAAGTTTCTTCAATTGGTGGTATTTCTCATTCACCATTGCCCTTATCATTGCTCTCACAGTTGTTATCTACATCCAAACCAATATCAGCTGGTTTATTGGCTTCCTAATCCCAACTTGCTGTTTAGCTCTTTCCATTATGATTTTCTTGATTGGTCGCAACACTTACATTCGTTTGAAGCCTCAAGGATGTGTTTTTATCGACATGGCAAAGGTTATAAATGCAGCATGCAGAAAGAGACATGTTCGCATTGTACCATCAGGGAATTCCCTTTATGAGCCTGTCCCTAAGGAAACTGCAGAAAACCAGATCTCAGTACTTAGGCATACAGACAGATTCAAATGCTTAGATAAGGCCGCTGTGGTTGTGGATTCGAGCACTGAATTGAATGCTGAAGGAGTTGCTAAAGATAGCTGGAGACTGTGCAATGTTGAACAGGTGGAAAGGCTGAAATGTGTTGTGGGAATTATACCTGTTTGGGTAGCTGGAATCACTTGTTTCATCACTATGGAACAGATGAATACATTCGGGGTTCTTCAAGTAATTCAATCCGACACAAGAGTTGGGAATTTCAATATTCCTCCCGGGTGGATGGGATTAGCATCCATGATTGCCCTGGCTATATGGATCTTCATATACGAGTGTGTATACGTTCCCAATGCATCGAAAATCTCTAAAAAGGAAGCCAGATTGTCACTGCAAATAAGAGTCAAAATAGGCATTTTCATGTCAATTCTTTGCTTAGCAGTAGCTGCATTTGTAGAAATAAGGCGCCGAGACTTAGCCCTGAAAGAAGGCACATTCATCTCTCCACTTGGAATCGCAATCTTTTTGCCTCAATTTATTCTATCAGGGTTGACAGAAGCATTTGCCGCGGTCTCAGTCATGGAATTCTTGAATAACCAAGTACCAGAGACAATGAGAAGTGTAGCTGGAGCAATTTTTTTCTTGAGCCTAAGCATTGCCAGCTACCTCAACACTCTCATTGTCAATATCGTCGAGATGTTAAGTGGACTACATGGGAGAAAACCATGGTTGGGAGGTCATGACCTTAACCAAAACAAGCTAGAACGTTTTTACATCCTTATTGCTGGATTGGGAGTACTAAACTTCATATACTTCCATTTTTACGCCAGCCGTTACATTCTAAGTTATGAAGAGTCGAAGAGGAGACAGACTGTGTTGGAAACTCGCATTGATCATGTCGACCTGCCAGAGAAGAAATCatga
- the LOC138888762 gene encoding protein NRT1/ PTR FAMILY 2.8-like isoform X2: MAEEIINASQYSPPEESNIAPIVPRSTRKKGGWTAIAFILGNESFEKLASVSLISNMTTYLRTKYNMGGVFLVNVVSIWSGCSNITPLAGAFLADAHLGRFLTLLFGSLASFLGMGMVTLTAGVDELRPPNCQGLATCSDPQKWQLAFLFAGLGFMAIGSGGIRACNIAFGADQFDTNTEKGRSQLKSFFNWWYFSFTIALIIALTVVIYIQTNISWFIGFLIPTCCLALSIMIFLIGRNTYIRLKPQGCVFIDMAKVINAACRKRHVRIVPSGNSLYEPVPKETAENQISVLRHTDRFKCLDKAAVVVDSSTELNAEGVAKDSWRLCNVEQVERLKCVVGIIPVWVAGITCFITMEQMNTFGVLQVIQSDTRVGNFNIPPGWMGLASMIALAIWIFIYECVYVPNASKISKKEARLSLQIRVKIGIFMSILCLAVAAFVEIRRRDLALKEGTFISPLGIAIFLPQFILSGLTEAFAAVSVMEFLNNQVPETMRSVAGAIFFLSLSIASYLNTLIVNIVEMLSGLHGRKPWLGGHDLNQNKLERFYILIAGLGVLNFIYFHFYASRYILSYEESKRRQTVLETRIDHVDLPEKKS; encoded by the exons ATGGCTGAAGAGATCATCAATGCAAGCCAATATTCTCCCCCTGAAGAATCAAATATTGCTCCAATCGTTCCTCGTTCCACAAGGAAAAAGGGAGGATGGACAGCCATCGCATTCATTCTTG GGAATGAATCGTTTGAGAAATTGGCGTCGGTGAGTTTGATATCCAACATGACCACATATTTGCGGACCAAATACAATATGGGGGGAGTATTTTTGGTGAACGTGGTGAGTATATGGTCTGGCTGTTCCAACATTACACCTTTAGCTGGTGCTTTCTTGGCTGATGCTCACCTTGGCAGATTCCTCACCCTCCTTTTTGGTTCCCTTGCTTCTTTCCTG GGGATGGGGATGGTGACATTAACTGCTGGAGTAGATGAACTCAGGCCACCTAATTGTCAGGGCCTTGCAACTTGTTCCGATCCACAAAAGTGGCAGCTTGCATTCCTTTTTGCAGGTCTTGGATTTATGGCAATAGGTTCAGGAGGTATCCGAGCTTGTAACATCGCCTTTGGGGCTGATCAATTCGATACTAATACAGAGAAGGGAAGGTCTCAGCTTAAAAGTTTCTTCAATTGGTGGTATTTCTCATTCACCATTGCCCTTATCATTGCTCTCACAGTTGTTATCTACATCCAAACCAATATCAGCTGGTTTATTGGCTTCCTAATCCCAACTTGCTGTTTAGCTCTTTCCATTATGATTTTCTTGATTGGTCGCAACACTTACATTCGTTTGAAGCCTCAAGGATGTGTTTTTATCGACATGGCAAAGGTTATAAATGCAGCATGCAGAAAGAGACATGTTCGCATTGTACCATCAGGGAATTCCCTTTATGAGCCTGTCCCTAAGGAAACTGCAGAAAACCAGATCTCAGTACTTAGGCATACAGACAGATTCAAATGCTTAGATAAGGCCGCTGTGGTTGTGGATTCGAGCACTGAATTGAATGCTGAAGGAGTTGCTAAAGATAGCTGGAGACTGTGCAATGTTGAACAGGTGGAAAGGCTGAAATGTGTTGTGGGAATTATACCTGTTTGGGTAGCTGGAATCACTTGTTTCATCACTATGGAACAGATGAATACATTCGGGGTTCTTCAAGTAATTCAATCCGACACAAGAGTTGGGAATTTCAATATTCCTCCCGGGTGGATGGGATTAGCATCCATGATTGCCCTGGCTATATGGATCTTCATATACGAGTGTGTATACGTTCCCAATGCATCGAAAATCTCTAAAAAGGAAGCCAGATTGTCACTGCAAATAAGAGTCAAAATAGGCATTTTCATGTCAATTCTTTGCTTAGCAGTAGCTGCATTTGTAGAAATAAGGCGCCGAGACTTAGCCCTGAAAGAAGGCACATTCATCTCTCCACTTGGAATCGCAATCTTTTTGCCTCAATTTATTCTATCAGGGTTGACAGAAGCATTTGCCGCGGTCTCAGTCATGGAATTCTTGAATAACCAAGTACCAGAGACAATGAGAAGTGTAGCTGGAGCAATTTTTTTCTTGAGCCTAAGCATTGCCAGCTACCTCAACACTCTCATTGTCAATATCGTCGAGATGTTAAGTGGACTACATGGGAGAAAACCATGGTTGGGAGGTCATGACCTTAACCAAAACAAGCTAGAACGTTTTTACATCCTTATTGCTGGATTGGGAGTACTAAACTTCATATACTTCCATTTTTACGCCAGCCGTTACATTCTAAGTTATGAAGAGTCGAAGAGGAGACAGACTGTGTTGGAAACTCGCATTGATCATGTCGACCTGCCAGAGAAGAAATCatga